A genomic stretch from Camelus dromedarius isolate mCamDro1 chromosome 10, mCamDro1.pat, whole genome shotgun sequence includes:
- the CTSL gene encoding procathepsin L, producing MNPSVFLIALCLGIASAIPKHDDRLNAQWQQWKATHRKLYGPNEEQWRRAVWEKNMKIIELHNREYRQRKHSFTMAMNAFGDMTRREFRQAMNSFQNKKSKMGKMFPVAVDASIPASLDWREKGYVTPVKNQGPCGSCWAFSATGALEGQMFRKTGKLVSLSEQNLVDCSWPQGNEGCNGGLMDYAFQYVKDNGGLDSEKSYPYSGKDETCHYRPQDSAANDTGFMDIPKEEKALLNAVASVGPISVGIDASLTSFQFYKKGIYYDPDCSTENLDHGVLLVGYGFEGQGTNNDKYWLVKNSWGEGWGMKGYIKMAKDRNNHCGIASAASFPTV from the exons ATGAATCCTTCAGTGTTCCTGATTGCCCTTTGCTTGGGAATAGCCTCAGCTATTCCAAAACATGATGACCGATTAAATGCACAGTGGCAACAGTGGAAGGCAACGCACAGAAAACTATATGGCCCG AATGAAGAACAATGGAGGAGAGCAGTGTgggagaagaatatgaaaatcattGAACTGCACAATCGAGAATACAGACAAAGGAAACATAGCTTCACCATGGCAATGAATGCATTTGGTGACATG ACCAGGAGAGAATTCAGACAGGCGATGAATAGCTTTCAAAACAAGAAGAGCAAGATGGGGAAAATGTTCCCAGTTGCTGTCGATGCTTCCATCCCTGCTTCTTTGGATTGGAGAGAGAAGGGCTATGTAACTCCTGTGAAGAACCAG ggtCCGTGTGGTTCTTGTTGGGCTTTTAGTGCCACTGGTGCCCTTGAAGGCCAGATGTTCCGGAAAACTGGCAAACTTGTTTCACTGAGTGAGCAGAATCTGGTGGACTGCTCTTGGCCTCAAGGCAATGAGGGCTGCAACGGTGGCCTAATGGATTATGCCTTCCAGTATGTTAAGGACAACGGAGGCCTGGACTCAGAGAAATCCTATCCATATTCTGGAAAG GATGAAACCTGCCATTACAGACCCCAGGATTCTGCTGCCAACGACACTGGATTCATGGACATCCCTAAGGAGGAGAAGGCCCTATTGAACGCAGTAGCAAGTGTGGGGCCCATCTCTGTTGGTATAGATGCAAGCCTTACCTCTTTCCAGTTCTATAAAAAAG gtatttattaCGATCCAGACTGCAGCACTGAAAACCTAGATCATGGCGTTCTGCTGGTGGGCTACGGCTTTGAAGGACAAGGcacaaataatgataaatattggCTCGTCAAGAACAG ctGGGGTGAAGGCTGGGGCATGAAGGGCTACATAAAGATGGCCAAAGACCGAAACAACCACTGTGGCATTGCCTCCGCGGCCAGTTTTCCTACAGTCTGA